In Natranaerovirga hydrolytica, a single window of DNA contains:
- a CDS encoding glycerate kinase type-2 family protein, translating into MNTVREDAKIIIKQSINAVLPEAAVTKALVDKEFTGRVVVVAIGKAAWNMANATKKALGDKITEGVIITKYQHSKGDIEGFQIIEAGHPVPDLNSIKGADKALELVKDLTEEDHIIFLISGGGSAIFEKPMDGVKLEDIKEITDQLLGCGADIIEINTIRKRLSAVKGGRFADLCGQSKIYAIVLSDVIGDRLDSIASGPVYPDQSTSKEALDIVKKYDLQLNNNLKKALSKETPKNVENCETVITGSVSELCKAAANSAKTLGYEPIILSSTLDCEAKEAGKFMSAIARELIINESNTYIKKPCAIIAGGETLVKLNGNGKGGRNQEIALAGAMGIDGLENVVLFSLGSDGTDGPTDAAGGIVDGLSVTRMKEAQIVPEQYLENNNSYNALKASKDLIITGSTGTNVNDIIVLLCQ; encoded by the coding sequence GTGAATACAGTTAGAGAAGATGCAAAAATAATCATAAAACAATCCATTAATGCCGTCTTACCTGAAGCTGCAGTTACTAAAGCATTAGTGGATAAAGAGTTTACGGGTAGGGTCGTTGTAGTGGCTATAGGAAAAGCAGCTTGGAATATGGCCAATGCTACAAAAAAAGCGTTAGGTGACAAGATCACAGAAGGTGTAATCATAACAAAATATCAACATTCAAAAGGTGATATAGAAGGCTTCCAGATTATTGAAGCAGGTCATCCTGTACCCGACTTGAATTCCATTAAAGGCGCCGACAAAGCTTTAGAATTGGTAAAAGACTTAACAGAAGAAGACCATATTATTTTTTTAATATCAGGTGGTGGCTCAGCAATTTTTGAAAAGCCAATGGATGGTGTAAAACTTGAAGATATAAAAGAAATTACCGACCAACTACTAGGGTGTGGTGCAGATATTATTGAAATTAACACCATTAGAAAACGTTTATCGGCTGTAAAAGGTGGTCGATTTGCTGATTTATGTGGACAATCGAAAATCTATGCCATTGTACTTTCAGATGTCATTGGAGATCGATTGGATTCAATTGCTTCAGGACCGGTCTATCCAGATCAATCAACTTCGAAAGAAGCTTTAGATATCGTAAAAAAATATGATTTGCAATTGAATAATAATTTAAAAAAAGCGTTAAGTAAAGAAACGCCTAAAAATGTAGAAAACTGTGAAACAGTTATTACTGGAAGTGTTAGTGAGCTTTGCAAAGCTGCTGCCAATAGTGCAAAAACATTAGGGTATGAACCCATTATATTGTCATCTACATTAGATTGTGAAGCAAAAGAAGCTGGAAAGTTTATGTCAGCAATTGCTAGAGAATTGATTATAAATGAATCCAACACTTATATAAAGAAGCCTTGCGCTATCATTGCGGGAGGAGAAACTTTAGTCAAATTAAACGGCAATGGCAAAGGTGGAAGAAACCAAGAAATTGCCTTGGCAGGCGCTATGGGTATTGACGGCTTAGAAAATGTTGTTTTATTTTCATTAGGTTCTGATGGAACAGATGGACCAACAGATGCAGCAGGTGGTATTGTAGATGGCTTAAGTGTTACGAGAATGAAAGAGGCACAAATAGTGCCGGAACAATACTTAGAAAACAACAATTCTTATAACGCACTTAAAGCCAGTAAAGATCTGATTATTACAGGATCTACTGGCACCAATGTTAATGATATTATCGTATTATTATGTCAATAA
- the garR gene encoding 2-hydroxy-3-oxopropionate reductase: MKVGFIGLGIMGKPMAKNLVAAGYKLVVSDLKKEAEKELEALGAQTAQSIVELAQQCEVIVTMLPNSPEVKQVVLGEGGVIEGAKAGTTVIDMSSIAPLASREIYAALEKKGVHLLDAPVSGGEPKAIEGTLAVMVGGDKAIFDKYYDLMMVMAGSVVYVGESGAGNITKLCNQVVVALNISAVSEALVLAKKAGADPELVYQAIRGGLAGSTVMDAKAPMIMDRNFKPGFRIDLHIKDLNNAIDTSHNVGVPLPLTAQVMEIMQAIKLDGSGVEDHASLVKYFEKLANIEVTRNS; the protein is encoded by the coding sequence ATGAAAGTAGGATTTATAGGATTAGGAATTATGGGAAAACCAATGGCTAAAAACTTAGTGGCAGCAGGTTATAAATTGGTGGTTTCCGATTTGAAAAAAGAAGCAGAAAAAGAATTAGAAGCATTAGGTGCTCAAACGGCACAATCCATTGTTGAATTAGCACAGCAATGTGAAGTGATTGTAACGATGTTACCAAACTCTCCAGAGGTAAAACAAGTTGTACTAGGAGAAGGTGGCGTAATTGAGGGCGCTAAAGCAGGGACCACAGTTATTGATATGAGTTCCATTGCACCTTTAGCAAGTAGAGAGATATATGCAGCATTAGAAAAAAAAGGTGTGCATTTGTTAGACGCCCCTGTAAGTGGTGGAGAACCTAAAGCAATAGAAGGAACTTTAGCAGTTATGGTAGGTGGAGACAAAGCTATTTTTGATAAGTACTATGACCTGATGATGGTTATGGCAGGTTCTGTGGTTTATGTTGGTGAAAGTGGAGCAGGTAATATTACCAAACTGTGTAATCAAGTAGTAGTGGCTCTGAATATTTCAGCTGTATCTGAAGCACTTGTGTTGGCAAAAAAAGCAGGAGCAGACCCAGAATTGGTTTACCAAGCAATAAGAGGTGGTCTTGCAGGCAGTACAGTAATGGATGCAAAAGCGCCAATGATTATGGATAGAAACTTCAAACCAGGATTTAGAATTGATCTTCATATTAAAGATTTAAATAATGCCATAGACACGTCACACAATGTTGGGGTACCATTACCTCTAACGGCACAAGTTATGGAGATTATGCAAGCCATTAAATTAGATGGTAGTGGCGTAGAAGATCATGCAAGTTTAGTCAAATACTTTGAAAAATTAGCTAATATTGAAGTAACAAGAAATAGCTAA
- a CDS encoding amino acid permease → MSKTQERLGKNLGFFAVYAIGTGTMIGAGIFVLPGIAISTAGPAAALSFLIGGLITLATMFSVMELATGMPQAGGSYYFISRSLGPILGTIVGLGAWLSLIFKGSFALVGLAEYFQVFFSAPILIVAFFAGVLMLILNYRGSKKSGNLQNFIVGGLLVILFIFIVRGGMLASSEKLVPFMPYGVSSVFQTTGIIFISYLGVTQLAAISEEVKNPEKNIPRAFLLSVVTVIIIYVGVIIAVNGLLELDTLVSSNTPLVLAAEQLYGQIGIFIITIAGFLATISTANAAIMSSSRFPFAMARDKLMPASLIQIHKKHETPSRAIILTGVIMLGLLLFFDVEQLAKLGSTLNVLIFVLINISVMIFRKNRNKNYKPSFKDPFFPVTQIIGIVGSLMLLPSLGMISFAFTVLVIAIGTAWYILLGRNKIQFDYAMKEVIKETPMITKKKTDDRRILVPLANPEHQKDLLILADALGDAVIGLNVVEVPSQTSLRAAKEKYKDIQSASSKALEKTFNDWVGINKESQKYVVVFDHLVSNAVIDQANIENANMIVMGWRKESLLQFPMGRITKDILAQSKSHLAILNGSIKEDLNKITVGYNGKINSKFALEMAKRIAMYKGAKLTILHVVTPEEDNVLKENVIKEIKKMCEDEKVIEMDYVIHEKFSAVDVMLEESKNTDLMVVGDSNKMFRKSNISKTAHRIANHSVNPVLIVKRYEPSAKYLKYFE, encoded by the coding sequence ATGAGTAAAACACAAGAACGACTGGGTAAGAATTTAGGTTTTTTTGCAGTATACGCTATAGGAACCGGTACTATGATTGGTGCAGGGATTTTTGTACTACCAGGTATTGCTATTTCAACAGCAGGACCAGCCGCAGCTTTGTCTTTTCTAATAGGTGGTTTAATCACTCTTGCAACTATGTTTAGCGTTATGGAATTGGCGACAGGAATGCCACAAGCTGGGGGGAGTTATTATTTTATTAGTCGATCATTAGGCCCTATTTTAGGAACCATTGTTGGTTTAGGGGCTTGGTTGTCTTTGATCTTTAAAGGTTCATTCGCTTTAGTCGGTTTGGCAGAATACTTTCAAGTATTTTTTTCAGCTCCAATTTTAATAGTAGCTTTTTTTGCGGGTGTATTAATGCTCATACTGAATTATCGTGGTTCGAAAAAAAGTGGAAATTTACAAAACTTTATTGTAGGTGGTTTACTGGTTATACTTTTTATTTTTATAGTACGTGGTGGTATGTTAGCCTCTAGTGAGAAGTTAGTACCATTTATGCCATATGGTGTATCATCTGTTTTTCAAACAACAGGTATCATATTCATTTCTTATTTAGGTGTTACTCAACTAGCGGCCATATCAGAAGAAGTTAAAAATCCTGAAAAAAATATTCCAAGAGCTTTTTTATTATCAGTTGTTACAGTTATCATAATCTATGTTGGGGTTATCATAGCCGTTAATGGTTTATTAGAGTTAGATACGTTAGTCAGTAGCAATACCCCACTTGTGTTAGCAGCAGAACAGCTTTATGGTCAGATAGGAATATTTATTATCACCATTGCTGGCTTTTTAGCAACAATATCAACAGCGAATGCAGCCATTATGTCTTCTTCAAGATTTCCATTTGCAATGGCAAGAGATAAATTAATGCCGGCTTCATTAATACAAATTCATAAAAAGCATGAAACACCATCTAGAGCCATCATATTAACAGGTGTTATTATGTTAGGGTTATTATTGTTTTTTGATGTAGAACAGTTGGCAAAACTAGGATCAACATTGAATGTGTTAATTTTTGTTCTTATTAATATTTCCGTAATGATTTTTAGAAAAAATCGCAATAAAAATTACAAACCAAGTTTCAAAGATCCATTTTTTCCTGTTACACAAATCATTGGTATTGTAGGGAGTTTAATGTTATTGCCTTCTTTAGGTATGATATCATTTGCTTTTACAGTTTTGGTTATAGCAATCGGTACAGCCTGGTATATTTTATTAGGAAGAAATAAAATACAGTTTGACTATGCCATGAAAGAAGTCATTAAAGAAACGCCAATGATAACAAAGAAGAAAACAGATGACAGAAGAATATTGGTGCCTTTAGCTAATCCAGAACATCAAAAAGATTTATTAATATTAGCAGATGCTTTAGGAGATGCTGTAATTGGTCTTAACGTAGTTGAGGTGCCCAGTCAAACATCATTAAGAGCAGCAAAAGAAAAATACAAAGATATTCAAAGTGCCTCTTCAAAAGCATTAGAAAAAACATTTAATGATTGGGTAGGTATTAATAAAGAAAGTCAAAAGTATGTTGTGGTTTTTGATCATTTGGTATCCAATGCAGTCATTGATCAAGCGAATATTGAAAATGCCAATATGATTGTTATGGGATGGCGCAAAGAAAGTTTATTACAATTTCCAATGGGACGTATTACAAAAGATATATTGGCTCAATCTAAGAGTCATTTGGCCATATTGAATGGAAGTATAAAAGAAGACTTAAATAAAATAACAGTCGGTTATAATGGTAAAATTAATTCAAAGTTTGCATTAGAAATGGCTAAAAGAATAGCAATGTATAAAGGCGCTAAACTGACCATCTTACATGTTGTTACACCTGAAGAAGATAATGTGCTAAAAGAAAACGTTATTAAAGAGATTAAAAAAATGTGTGAAGATGAAAAGGTTATTGAGATGGATTATGTTATACACGAAAAATTTTCAGCAGTGGATGTTATGCTTGAAGAAAGCAAAAATACAGACTTAATGGTTGTTGGAGATTCCAATAAAATGTTTAGAAAGTCCAATATATCAAAAACGGCTCACCGTATAGCCAACCATTCAGTAAATCCGGTTTTAATTGTAAAAAGATATGAACCGTCAGCAAAATACCTAAAATATTTTGAGTAA
- a CDS encoding NUDIX domain-containing protein, with product MRLIKKMIHKDIEKIEGRVFERIAARGIVIKDSRILLLYTKRYNDYSFPGGGVDTEEDIITGLKRELKEETGAKNIEVMDGFGYIDEYRPHYKEECDMIHMVSYFYICQIDDELDSVNLEDYEIANGMVPVWVDINEAIKHNKKVISSKEESMGLSIERETLALELVAKELMNH from the coding sequence TTGAGATTGATAAAAAAAATGATACATAAAGATATAGAGAAGATAGAAGGTAGAGTATTTGAAAGAATAGCAGCTAGGGGCATTGTGATAAAAGATTCAAGAATACTGCTTTTATATACTAAACGATACAATGACTATAGTTTTCCAGGTGGTGGCGTAGATACAGAAGAAGATATTATAACAGGATTAAAAAGAGAATTAAAAGAAGAAACAGGAGCAAAAAATATAGAAGTTATGGATGGATTTGGTTACATAGACGAGTATAGACCCCACTACAAAGAAGAATGTGATATGATTCATATGGTATCCTACTTTTACATTTGTCAAATAGATGATGAGTTGGATTCAGTAAATTTAGAGGACTATGAGATTGCCAATGGTATGGTACCTGTATGGGTGGATATTAATGAAGCCATAAAACATAATAAAAAGGTAATAAGTTCAAAAGAAGAATCTATGGGATTATCCATTGAAAGAGAAACTTTGGCATTAGAATTAGTAGCAAAAGAGCTAATGAATCATTAG
- a CDS encoding DMT family transporter — MSEEESLIQKEKNKVKAIGLMLFSAFSFAIMGVFVKALEDIPSFEKALFRNLISLIIVLAVLYKRKESPWGHKDNRKYLLGRGIFGTLGLLSFFYALDTLYLADASMLNRLSPFFVILFAAIFLKEKIRKYQMFSVFIALLGVLLIVKPSFEFQESLPALIGLMSGVFAGIAYVFVSYLGKKESPYTIVFYFSFISTIVTGIIIIPHYVSPNFIELVLLIGTGITASIGQFALTYAYKYAPAGEVSIYNYSNIIFAGILGFIFFSEMPDILSLMGYVFIVFAGYIIYKYGKGK; from the coding sequence ATGAGTGAAGAAGAAAGTTTGATACAAAAGGAAAAGAACAAAGTAAAAGCCATTGGACTCATGTTGTTTTCAGCATTTAGTTTTGCCATTATGGGTGTGTTTGTTAAGGCATTAGAAGATATTCCCAGCTTTGAAAAAGCATTATTTAGAAATCTAATCAGCTTGATCATCGTATTGGCTGTTTTATATAAAAGAAAAGAAAGTCCATGGGGACACAAGGACAATAGAAAGTATTTGTTAGGTAGAGGGATATTTGGTACATTAGGCTTGCTCAGTTTTTTTTATGCACTAGATACACTATACCTTGCAGATGCAAGTATGCTTAATCGTTTAAGTCCTTTTTTTGTAATACTATTTGCAGCCATTTTCTTAAAAGAAAAGATCAGAAAATATCAGATGTTTTCTGTGTTTATAGCGTTACTAGGTGTTTTGCTAATTGTAAAACCATCTTTTGAATTTCAAGAATCCTTACCTGCATTAATTGGTTTAATGTCAGGTGTTTTTGCAGGTATTGCTTATGTATTTGTCAGTTATCTAGGTAAAAAAGAAAGCCCCTATACCATTGTATTTTATTTTTCATTTATCTCTACAATTGTAACGGGTATAATTATTATTCCGCATTATGTATCGCCTAATTTTATAGAGCTAGTGCTTTTAATAGGGACAGGAATAACAGCGTCTATTGGTCAATTTGCTTTAACCTATGCTTACAAATATGCTCCAGCAGGAGAAGTATCCATATATAATTATTCCAACATTATATTTGCTGGGATTTTAGGATTTATATTCTTCTCTGAGATGCCAGATATATTAAGCTTAATGGGTTATGTATTCATTGTATTTGCAGGATATATTATTTACAAATACGGTAAAGGGAAATAA
- a CDS encoding Crp/Fnr family transcriptional regulator: MDLLFRNLKNCVLFQHLSRNELKALFNDVTYQIKSYNKNEVIFSPNHKADTLGIILEGGIEVQKIFSSGKVITVNRRYPYDIIADASLFANIEYYPSTLTAFKPCDLFLIQKKELMKLFNKDDIIMSKFLESVSNRVFSLNQTIEILSINSVPGKIAYYLLLEYKKQNNPIVHLNFTKKSFAEHLNVSRPTLSRELKNLQDKDILTVEKRMITIHNIKALEMICCQ, from the coding sequence ATGGATTTACTTTTTAGAAATCTTAAAAATTGTGTTTTGTTTCAACATTTATCCCGAAATGAGTTAAAAGCCTTATTTAATGATGTGACTTATCAAATAAAATCTTATAATAAAAATGAAGTTATTTTTTCACCCAATCATAAGGCAGATACTTTAGGCATTATTTTAGAAGGTGGTATTGAAGTTCAAAAAATCTTTTCTTCTGGAAAAGTAATTACTGTTAATAGGCGATATCCTTATGATATTATTGCAGATGCCTCTTTATTTGCCAATATTGAATACTATCCTTCTACACTGACAGCTTTCAAACCCTGTGATCTTTTTTTGATTCAAAAAAAAGAGCTCATGAAACTTTTTAATAAAGATGACATTATAATGTCTAAGTTTTTAGAGTCGGTTTCTAATCGAGTTTTTTCACTTAATCAAACAATAGAGATTTTATCTATTAATTCTGTTCCTGGTAAAATAGCCTATTATTTATTGCTTGAATACAAAAAGCAAAACAACCCTATTGTTCATCTGAATTTCACAAAAAAATCTTTTGCAGAACACTTAAATGTCTCTAGACCAACCTTATCACGAGAGTTGAAAAACCTCCAAGATAAAGATATTTTAACTGTAGAAAAACGTATGATTACAATACATAATATCAAAGCTTTAGAAATGATTTGTTGTCAATAA